From Polynucleobacter difficilis, a single genomic window includes:
- a CDS encoding SOUL family heme-binding protein yields MTLSNPCFSGGWNPFRVMQIWLQTGIALSLFLIGAPLAMATEEPSYQVALQAEPFEIRQYAPLIVAQVEVPGDLSEASSAGFRLIANYIFGNNIAVREGGVNMAEPVPEKIAMTIPVIAEGKGDKKTWLIQFVMPKQYTLDTLPKPNNPQVKLLAVGPQKLAVIRFTGFVSDDKVQEKIAELMAWIKSRNELPLGNPRLARYNPPWSIPWMRRNEILIPIQ; encoded by the coding sequence ATGACTTTAAGTAATCCTTGCTTTAGTGGTGGTTGGAATCCTTTTCGTGTAATGCAGATTTGGCTTCAGACTGGCATTGCACTCTCTCTTTTTCTGATTGGAGCACCCCTTGCCATGGCAACAGAAGAGCCCAGTTATCAGGTTGCCCTGCAAGCTGAGCCATTTGAAATTCGGCAATATGCGCCATTGATTGTGGCGCAGGTTGAGGTACCAGGCGATCTCAGTGAGGCTTCGAGTGCCGGCTTTCGTCTGATTGCCAATTACATCTTTGGTAACAACATTGCAGTACGGGAGGGTGGAGTCAATATGGCTGAGCCTGTTCCAGAAAAGATTGCCATGACGATCCCAGTGATTGCTGAAGGCAAGGGCGATAAAAAAACCTGGCTCATCCAGTTTGTGATGCCAAAGCAGTACACCTTAGATACCCTACCTAAGCCAAATAATCCCCAAGTGAAGCTGCTGGCCGTAGGACCTCAAAAACTTGCGGTGATTCGGTTTACGGGATTTGTCAGTGACGATAAAGTCCAAGAAAAAATAGCTGAACTCATGGCCTGGATTAAATCAAGGAATGAACTGCCGTTGGGCAACCCCCGTCTGGCGCGTTACAACCCGCCCTGGAGTATTCCGTGGATGCGGCGTAATGAGATTTTGATTCCAATCCAGTAG
- the bchI gene encoding magnesium chelatase ATPase subunit I: MALNFPFTAIVAQDEMKLAIALSTIEPSIGGVLIFGDRGTGKSTTIRSLAALLPPMKVVTGCPYHCDPGAPTLCFACEARKAAGDKLKANLVPVPVVDMPLGATEDRVVGALDIEKALSQGVKVFEPGLLAKANRGYLYIDEVNLLEDHLVDLLIDVSASGENVVEREGLSIRHPARFVLIGSGNPEEGELRPQMLDRFGLSVEVRTPQDLAHRIDIIKRRDAFERDPVAFLAQYEDSENEFKEKILSSRKRLARVTIGDDVLTLATKLCAQLGTDGLRGELTLMRGMRALAAFDGARKATAEHLKRLAPLALRHRLRRNPLDDSSSTTRVERVLADFF; this comes from the coding sequence ATGGCTCTTAATTTCCCGTTTACTGCAATCGTTGCTCAAGATGAGATGAAGTTGGCAATTGCCCTCTCCACCATTGAGCCCAGTATTGGCGGTGTGCTGATCTTTGGTGACCGCGGCACTGGTAAATCAACCACGATTCGTTCATTGGCAGCACTCTTGCCACCCATGAAAGTAGTTACGGGCTGCCCCTATCACTGCGATCCCGGCGCCCCGACCTTGTGTTTTGCCTGTGAGGCTCGTAAGGCTGCTGGCGATAAATTGAAGGCCAATTTAGTGCCTGTGCCTGTAGTGGATATGCCGCTGGGCGCGACGGAAGATCGGGTTGTAGGCGCACTTGATATTGAAAAAGCCCTCTCCCAAGGCGTTAAAGTATTCGAACCCGGTTTGCTGGCCAAGGCCAATCGCGGCTATTTATACATTGACGAAGTGAATTTACTCGAAGACCACTTAGTCGATTTGCTGATTGATGTATCCGCCTCCGGAGAAAACGTGGTGGAGCGTGAGGGCTTAAGCATTCGTCACCCGGCGCGTTTTGTCTTGATTGGTAGCGGTAATCCAGAAGAGGGTGAGCTGCGTCCGCAAATGCTGGATCGATTTGGTTTATCGGTTGAGGTTAGAACACCACAAGACCTAGCGCACCGCATCGATATCATTAAGCGCCGCGATGCATTTGAGCGCGATCCCGTTGCCTTTTTAGCGCAATATGAGGATAGCGAAAACGAGTTTAAAGAGAAGATCCTCAGCTCGCGTAAGCGCTTAGCTAGAGTGACCATTGGTGATGATGTGCTAACGCTTGCAACCAAGCTATGCGCTCAGCTCGGAACGGACGGCCTGCGCGGTGAATTAACCTTGATGCGCGGTATGCGCGCGCTTGCCGCTTTTGATGGCGCACGCAAAGCGACTGCAGAGCATCTAAAACGATTGGCACCGCTGGCACTGCGCCACCGTTTACGCCGCAATCCATTGGACGATAGCAGCTCTACAACGCGAGTCGAGCGCGTATTGGCTGATTTTTTCTAA
- a CDS encoding magnesium chelatase subunit D, which translates to MTTQRGQSTWFDAQTTAALLAIDPHGLGGICVKSQFGPIRDGWFAFMQTQIAPGIQFQKIPLQIQDEQLLGGLDLEATLSYGKPIYSSGLLAKSHGGFIVLPMAERISPHTIAHILQVVDRGEVRHPQQTAELTPCEFGMIAFDEGIAPDESMHPRLAEHMAFEVRLDQLSQNDCTDSLEINPTVIAEAKKRLPEIECDTRFIESLTQSAAAFGVDSIRAGLFAVRAAKALAALRNQDAVTEDEVVDAARLVLTHRATRMPSSREEQGLDEPDAEPDSAEDEERPNEDQSTSEQEQPEQDDSNQGKDSDTDANQPKENMEQPSTDDLEELLIEAIRAGIPPNALAQLTAGLGRANSKQGSKGQFGQLQKNANSGRPAESWRGLPKGGKRLDLLKTIRAAVPWQTMRQAESKVKQSAVNNQRSRIQIRADDLHIKRYQQRQGVVTIFLVDASGSSATQRLAEAKGAVEQLLADCYIRRDEVAMIALRGRTADVVLPPTRSLVRAKRNLAALPGGGGTPLATGFAAVNEMALSIRRKGMTPLIVVMTDGVANVTLEGVGGRERAHQDALQTARQLRAAGHAILFIDTASAPQALAEALANEMAAQYLPLPYINSGKAISQRAAHLARQ; encoded by the coding sequence ATGACCACACAGCGCGGTCAATCTACTTGGTTTGATGCACAGACGACTGCAGCATTGTTGGCAATTGATCCCCATGGTTTAGGCGGCATTTGCGTTAAGAGTCAGTTTGGTCCCATTCGGGATGGATGGTTTGCATTTATGCAAACGCAGATTGCCCCCGGTATTCAGTTCCAAAAAATCCCCCTCCAAATACAAGATGAGCAATTGCTTGGCGGCCTCGACCTAGAGGCAACCCTGAGCTACGGTAAGCCGATCTACAGCTCGGGATTGTTAGCAAAAAGTCATGGCGGTTTTATTGTGCTTCCCATGGCCGAACGCATATCGCCACATACGATTGCGCACATTCTCCAAGTAGTTGACCGCGGTGAGGTGCGGCATCCGCAGCAAACGGCCGAACTGACCCCATGTGAATTTGGCATGATTGCGTTTGACGAGGGTATTGCGCCAGATGAATCAATGCACCCACGCCTAGCAGAACACATGGCATTTGAAGTGCGCCTTGATCAGCTCAGCCAGAATGACTGTACAGATTCCCTTGAAATCAACCCAACAGTCATAGCGGAAGCAAAAAAGCGATTGCCTGAGATTGAATGCGACACTCGCTTTATTGAGTCTTTAACGCAATCAGCGGCTGCATTTGGAGTGGACTCCATACGGGCCGGTCTATTTGCAGTTCGAGCGGCGAAAGCCTTGGCGGCATTGCGAAACCAAGACGCCGTCACGGAGGATGAGGTAGTCGATGCAGCGCGTTTGGTGTTAACCCACCGCGCTACCCGCATGCCCAGTAGCCGAGAAGAGCAGGGGCTAGATGAGCCAGATGCTGAACCTGATTCAGCTGAAGATGAAGAGCGGCCGAATGAAGATCAAAGCACATCAGAGCAAGAACAGCCCGAGCAGGATGATTCCAATCAAGGTAAAGACAGCGATACGGATGCAAATCAGCCCAAAGAAAACATGGAGCAGCCAAGTACAGATGATTTGGAGGAATTGCTCATCGAGGCGATACGGGCTGGTATTCCGCCGAACGCATTAGCACAACTCACTGCTGGACTGGGGCGCGCGAATAGCAAGCAAGGTTCTAAAGGCCAATTTGGTCAATTGCAAAAGAATGCGAATTCAGGGCGTCCAGCAGAGTCATGGCGTGGATTGCCAAAAGGCGGGAAGCGCTTGGATTTATTGAAAACCATTCGTGCAGCCGTTCCATGGCAAACGATGCGCCAAGCAGAATCAAAGGTAAAACAGTCTGCTGTGAACAATCAACGCAGCCGTATTCAGATACGTGCGGATGACTTGCACATTAAGCGGTATCAGCAACGCCAAGGCGTAGTAACCATCTTTTTGGTAGATGCGTCAGGCTCTTCCGCCACTCAGCGTTTGGCTGAAGCGAAAGGCGCGGTGGAGCAATTGCTTGCGGATTGCTATATACGGCGTGATGAGGTTGCGATGATTGCGCTGCGTGGCCGCACTGCAGACGTAGTATTGCCACCAACGCGATCCTTAGTGCGTGCCAAGCGCAATTTAGCCGCTTTACCTGGTGGCGGCGGAACACCATTGGCAACCGGTTTTGCCGCGGTGAATGAAATGGCTTTATCAATACGTCGCAAAGGCATGACACCCTTGATTGTGGTGATGACCGATGGCGTTGCGAATGTCACATTAGAAGGGGTTGGTGGTCGTGAGCGTGCACACCAAGATGCTTTGCAAACCGCACGGCAGCTCCGTGCAGCAGGACATGCGATTTTATTTATTGATACTGCGAGTGCGCCACAAGCATTAGCGGAGGCACTAGCCAACGAAATGGCTGCGCAGTATTTGCCGCTGCCTTACATCAATTCAGGTAAAGCCATTTCACAGCGCGCCGCACATTTAGCGCGGCAGTAA
- the bchO gene encoding alpha/beta fold hydrolase BchO, producing MNRPSIDRIPQNWPLRELSSSVSVGQMEWHVQMASAETDENGTKKPVALLLHGTGSSAHSWAELVPMLAKSHWVIAPDLPGHGFTISHQSEQLSLTLITHKLAELLRALGVEQIDSIIGHSAGATLGLQYSLLYPAPKRILGLNPSLVSLPSFYHSFLAPLINPIATSSFVSSMIADLLPFTSMIDKLLDSTNSKLNGIQRERYKLLFKQKNHINGSLNFMAATDIPNLLAHAHEITSELTFLVANQDSWVRKEELLAVIHRYFPRSIVIQKDGGHLFHEANPEAAMAIIQSALDLAQ from the coding sequence ATGAACCGCCCTTCCATCGACCGAATTCCTCAAAATTGGCCCCTGCGTGAGCTCAGCAGCTCCGTTTCTGTCGGTCAAATGGAATGGCACGTCCAAATGGCGAGTGCCGAAACCGATGAAAACGGCACAAAAAAGCCAGTTGCCCTATTGCTCCACGGCACAGGCTCCTCTGCCCACTCCTGGGCAGAATTGGTTCCTATGCTCGCCAAATCACATTGGGTGATTGCGCCTGACCTGCCGGGCCATGGTTTTACAATCAGCCACCAATCAGAGCAACTTTCCTTAACTCTCATCACGCACAAGCTAGCCGAGTTATTGCGTGCATTGGGGGTGGAGCAGATCGATAGCATCATCGGCCACTCTGCTGGCGCCACTCTTGGCTTGCAATACAGCCTGCTCTATCCCGCGCCCAAACGCATCCTTGGCCTTAATCCATCCCTAGTAAGCCTACCAAGCTTCTACCATTCATTTTTGGCGCCGCTGATTAATCCGATTGCAACATCGTCTTTTGTTTCATCGATGATCGCGGATCTTTTACCGTTTACCTCGATGATTGATAAATTGCTGGACTCCACCAACTCCAAACTGAATGGCATTCAGCGTGAGCGCTACAAATTGCTATTCAAGCAAAAGAATCACATCAATGGCTCGCTCAATTTCATGGCGGCAACCGATATTCCCAACTTGCTTGCGCATGCGCATGAAATCACTTCAGAGCTCACTTTTTTGGTGGCCAATCAAGATAGCTGGGTACGAAAAGAAGAATTGCTTGCTGTCATCCATCGCTACTTTCCACGGTCTATCGTGATACAAAAAGACGGTGGCCATTTATTTCATGAAGCAAACCCCGAGGCGGCGATGGCTATTATTCAATCCGCACTTGACTTGGCGCAGTAA
- a CDS encoding polyprenyl synthetase family protein codes for MSPIKHINRALETALTRHESDSGPKLLSAAMRHAVFPGGARIRPQLTLAVAHACGDDDPALSMAAAIAIELLHCASLVHDDLPCFDNAELRRGVPSVHRQYGERLAVLSGDALIVMAYQVVALAARQSANRIAPLIKTISAGVGAPHGIIAGQAWECEPQAILGDYQRAKTGALFAAATACGAQAAGSDADTWRALGEWLGEAYQVADDIRDVLGDAELLGKPAGQDIEHNRPSSARELGLTGAVQYFDELVSKAIGSIPNCKGDAALKMLVAHEAERLLPAAWFEKDARLITAGISRMAA; via the coding sequence ATGTCACCCATAAAACATATCAATCGCGCATTGGAAACGGCATTGACTCGCCATGAATCCGATTCCGGCCCCAAATTATTGAGCGCGGCAATGCGTCATGCGGTATTTCCAGGGGGCGCACGTATTCGCCCGCAATTGACCTTAGCGGTTGCCCATGCCTGCGGTGATGATGATCCTGCGTTGTCGATGGCGGCTGCGATTGCAATCGAGTTGCTCCATTGCGCATCGTTGGTTCACGATGATTTGCCGTGTTTTGATAATGCTGAGTTACGCCGTGGCGTACCCTCGGTTCATCGCCAATATGGTGAACGCTTGGCGGTGCTGTCGGGTGATGCCTTAATCGTGATGGCATATCAAGTGGTTGCATTAGCTGCACGTCAATCTGCAAATCGCATTGCACCTCTCATTAAAACCATTTCAGCCGGTGTTGGAGCTCCCCACGGGATCATTGCAGGACAAGCTTGGGAGTGTGAACCACAGGCCATACTCGGCGACTATCAACGCGCAAAAACAGGTGCGTTATTTGCAGCAGCAACAGCATGTGGCGCGCAAGCGGCTGGCTCCGATGCCGATACATGGCGCGCTCTGGGTGAGTGGCTTGGTGAAGCCTATCAAGTGGCCGATGATATTCGTGATGTCTTAGGTGATGCCGAGTTATTAGGTAAACCTGCTGGGCAAGATATTGAACACAATCGACCCAGCTCAGCACGGGAACTGGGACTCACTGGCGCCGTTCAATACTTTGATGAACTGGTTTCAAAAGCGATTGGCTCGATCCCCAATTGCAAAGGCGATGCTGCATTAAAGATGCTGGTCGCACATGAGGCTGAGCGCTTATTGCCAGCAGCGTGGTTTGAAAAAGATGCGCGCCTGATTACGGCTGGCATTAGTCGTATGGCTGCTTAG
- a CDS encoding methyltransferase, which produces MSSVADKSVTPQTPLALTPEYGLWDRILILRDQLIATKRFQRLAASLPIFRSISRSRASNLFDVMSGFVYSQILLACVRLNVFNHLKNGPLNLEELSRVTHFPMRGLQTLVDAAVAIQLLERRSEARYGLGALGSPLVGNDAIAAMVEHHTAFYADMRDPLALLSGSMSERNLGKYWPYVSDKDEDQDSLKHQESVAEYSALMSASLPLVADEIVDAYNFSKHQCMLDVGGGQGTFLKRVHAVSPQLKKMLFDLPGVAQLAAQQLAANPATREIQTHGGNFFTDALPTGADLITLVRVIFDHDDERVLTLLASIYAALPSGGTLLIAEPMADAPDAQAMGHAYFGFYLLAMGRGRPRTVNEISDLLKKVGFKSTQTVATKMPINTQILLASR; this is translated from the coding sequence ATGTCCTCTGTCGCAGACAAGTCCGTTACTCCGCAAACGCCATTGGCGTTGACGCCAGAGTATGGACTTTGGGATCGAATATTGATATTGCGTGATCAGTTGATTGCCACAAAACGCTTTCAACGTCTTGCTGCAAGCCTGCCAATTTTTCGCTCCATCTCACGATCACGTGCGAGCAATTTATTCGATGTGATGTCTGGATTTGTGTATTCACAAATCTTATTAGCTTGTGTGCGACTCAACGTGTTCAATCATTTAAAAAATGGTCCGCTGAATCTAGAAGAGCTAAGTCGTGTTACGCATTTTCCAATGAGGGGATTGCAAACATTAGTCGATGCTGCGGTAGCAATTCAATTGCTCGAGCGCCGTTCTGAAGCGCGTTATGGTTTGGGTGCGCTGGGCTCTCCTTTGGTTGGGAACGATGCGATAGCAGCGATGGTAGAGCACCACACCGCTTTCTATGCCGACATGCGTGATCCGCTTGCACTGTTATCAGGCTCTATGAGTGAGCGCAACTTAGGAAAATATTGGCCTTACGTTTCGGATAAGGATGAAGATCAAGATTCGCTCAAACATCAAGAGAGCGTTGCTGAGTACTCCGCACTGATGTCAGCATCGTTACCCTTAGTTGCTGACGAGATCGTCGATGCCTATAACTTCAGTAAGCACCAGTGCATGCTCGATGTTGGTGGCGGTCAAGGAACCTTTCTTAAGCGAGTACACGCAGTCAGCCCACAGCTTAAAAAAATGCTCTTTGATTTGCCTGGAGTAGCGCAGTTAGCGGCCCAACAATTGGCAGCCAACCCAGCAACACGGGAAATCCAAACGCACGGCGGTAATTTTTTTACTGACGCATTGCCAACGGGCGCGGATTTAATCACGCTCGTGCGCGTGATCTTTGATCACGACGATGAACGTGTCTTGACTTTACTTGCATCCATTTATGCCGCATTGCCTAGCGGCGGGACCCTCTTAATCGCGGAGCCCATGGCGGATGCGCCAGACGCCCAAGCGATGGGCCATGCCTATTTTGGCTTTTACTTGTTGGCCATGGGCCGAGGAAGACCAAGAACAGTCAATGAAATCAGCGACTTACTGAAAAAAGTCGGGTTTAAGTCGACCCAAACCGTGGCAACCAAGATGCCTATTAACACGCAAATCCTGCTGGCTAGCCGGTAA
- the bchC gene encoding chlorophyll synthesis pathway protein BchC, whose amino-acid sequence MSAIHSTAVVIESPKELKLSRLVLDAPKPDDIVVEIEWSGISTGTEKLLWNGTMPNFPGMGYPLVPGYESVGRVIEAGPKATIPVGQRVFVPGAKCFGDVKGLFGGAASHVVVPSARVTALSEQIGREGVLLALAATAYHVTQGNVHKQPDLIIGHGVVGRLIARIAVMLGHQPVVWEVNADRMSGAKGYQVIHPDGDARKDYARICDASGQAQVLNQLISRLKHGGEIILAGFYDNDIAFQFAPAFMREAKLRIASQWDPSDLNAVKNCIDAGLLSLDDLITHHRSSTQIDDAYRTAFEDARCLKMIVDWRNAI is encoded by the coding sequence ATGAGCGCCATCCATTCCACCGCCGTTGTCATTGAGTCTCCGAAAGAGCTCAAGCTGAGTCGGCTTGTGCTTGATGCTCCTAAGCCCGATGACATTGTGGTCGAAATTGAATGGAGCGGTATCAGTACCGGTACTGAAAAATTACTTTGGAACGGCACGATGCCAAACTTTCCAGGCATGGGTTACCCCCTTGTTCCTGGATATGAATCCGTCGGTAGAGTAATTGAGGCGGGCCCTAAAGCCACCATTCCAGTAGGGCAGCGTGTATTTGTACCCGGAGCGAAATGCTTTGGCGATGTCAAAGGATTATTTGGTGGGGCCGCATCCCATGTGGTTGTTCCATCGGCACGCGTTACAGCACTATCAGAGCAGATTGGTAGAGAAGGTGTGCTGCTTGCACTCGCTGCTACGGCGTATCACGTTACTCAGGGCAATGTACATAAGCAGCCCGACTTAATTATTGGACACGGCGTAGTAGGGCGCTTAATTGCGCGCATTGCCGTCATGCTCGGACATCAGCCAGTAGTGTGGGAAGTAAATGCGGACCGCATGAGTGGCGCCAAAGGATATCAAGTCATTCATCCGGATGGCGATGCCAGGAAAGACTATGCACGCATATGTGATGCCAGTGGTCAAGCGCAGGTCTTAAACCAATTAATTTCAAGACTCAAGCATGGCGGTGAAATTATTCTCGCCGGCTTCTACGACAACGACATTGCTTTTCAATTTGCACCTGCATTTATGCGGGAAGCCAAATTACGCATCGCATCCCAATGGGATCCGAGTGACCTAAATGCCGTAAAGAATTGCATTGATGCAGGTCTCCTGAGTTTGGATGACTTGATTACTCACCATCGTTCGTCAACCCAAATAGATGATGCTTACCGTACAGCGTTTGAAGATGCGCGCTGCTTAAAAATGATTGTGGATTGGAGAAATGCAATATGA
- a CDS encoding chlorophyllide a reductase iron protein subunit X gives MNAPVNPKEITIQFTNLKKEAAVDPDPVHTGEVTKKTQIIAIYGKGGIGKSFTLANLSYMMAQQGKKVLLIGCDPKSDTTSLLFGGKACPTIIETSSKKKLAGEEVKIGDVCFKRDGVFAMELGGPEVGRGCGGRGIIHGFETLEKLGFHDWGFDYVLLDFLGDVVCGGFGLPIARDMCQKVIVVASNDLQSLYVANNVCSAVEYFRKLGGNVGVAGMVINKDDGTGEASAFAEKVGIPVLSAIPANEDIRRKSASYEIIGKPDSQWASVFEALALNVAEAPPVRPKPMSSDDLLGLFSADQVGRNVVLEPATIFDMVGKDEVIKPTLEVIYDKV, from the coding sequence ATGAATGCCCCAGTAAACCCAAAAGAAATAACCATTCAATTTACGAACTTAAAAAAAGAAGCCGCGGTTGATCCTGATCCAGTACACACGGGTGAGGTGACCAAGAAAACGCAGATTATTGCGATCTACGGCAAAGGCGGAATCGGTAAAAGTTTTACCTTAGCCAATTTGTCGTACATGATGGCCCAGCAAGGTAAAAAAGTATTGCTCATCGGTTGCGATCCTAAGAGTGATACGACCTCCTTACTCTTTGGCGGTAAAGCCTGCCCCACCATTATTGAAACCTCATCGAAGAAAAAATTAGCCGGCGAAGAAGTCAAAATCGGCGATGTCTGCTTTAAGCGCGATGGTGTATTTGCCATGGAGTTGGGCGGCCCCGAAGTGGGTCGTGGCTGCGGTGGGCGCGGAATCATCCATGGTTTTGAAACTCTCGAAAAATTGGGCTTCCATGACTGGGGTTTTGATTACGTCTTACTCGACTTTTTGGGTGACGTCGTTTGCGGCGGATTTGGTTTACCGATTGCCCGCGACATGTGTCAAAAAGTGATTGTGGTTGCAAGTAATGATTTGCAGTCACTCTACGTTGCTAACAATGTGTGCTCGGCAGTGGAATACTTCCGCAAGCTCGGCGGCAATGTCGGTGTAGCCGGCATGGTGATCAACAAGGATGACGGCACAGGTGAGGCCAGTGCCTTTGCAGAAAAAGTAGGGATTCCAGTTCTGTCTGCCATTCCTGCAAACGAAGACATTCGTCGCAAGAGCGCCAGTTACGAAATCATTGGTAAGCCAGATAGTCAGTGGGCATCCGTATTTGAGGCGTTAGCACTTAATGTTGCTGAGGCGCCGCCGGTCAGACCAAAACCAATGTCTTCCGATGATTTATTGGGGCTGTTCTCGGCGGATCAAGTGGGTCGTAACGTGGTACTAGAGCCCGCAACAATTTTTGACATGGTTGGTAAAGATGAGGTCATCAAGCCAACGCTTGAAGTGATCTACGACAAAGTCTAA
- the bchY gene encoding chlorophyllide a reductase subunit Y, protein MSQSKIIPIKAEAVAQDGLGCHSGAEKLLAAAQASNKSEILGQYAQDYPKGPHDQPQSMCPAFGSLRVGLRMRRTATILSGSACCVYGLTFTSHFYGARRSVGYVPFNSESLVTGKLFEDIRDAVYKEANPELYDAIVIINLCVPTASGVPLQLLPKEINGVRIIGIDVPGFGVPTHAEAKDVLASAMLRYARGEAESGPVSAPRNGVSDKPTITLLGEMFPVDPVGIGMMLDPMGLAVGPVVPTREWRELYQALDSKVVAAIHPFYTASIREFEAAGRTIVGSAPIGYEGTAAWLDSIGEACGIPQSKVGISKDKFLPLIKAALAAKPIKGRITMSGYEGSELLVARLLIESGAEVKYVGTACPKTIWSSADQDWLESRGVHVQYRASLEQDVAAMHEFKPDLVIGTTPIVQKAKEAAIPSLYFTNLISARPLMGAAGAGSLAQVINSALGNQARFDVMKDFFEGVGTGYAAGVWDAVPVDHPDFRAETRRRNEKAQKKRKAEEMG, encoded by the coding sequence ATGAGCCAATCCAAAATAATCCCAATTAAAGCTGAGGCGGTTGCTCAGGATGGTCTTGGCTGCCATTCCGGCGCTGAAAAACTATTAGCAGCTGCGCAGGCATCCAATAAAAGCGAGATTTTGGGGCAGTACGCACAAGATTATCCAAAGGGCCCGCACGATCAGCCGCAAAGCATGTGCCCAGCATTTGGATCATTGCGAGTGGGCTTGCGTATGCGCCGGACTGCCACCATCCTTTCTGGATCGGCATGCTGCGTCTATGGCTTAACCTTCACGTCCCACTTTTATGGAGCACGGCGCAGTGTCGGTTATGTTCCATTTAATTCGGAGAGTTTAGTCACAGGCAAGCTGTTTGAAGACATTCGGGATGCCGTTTACAAAGAAGCAAATCCCGAGTTGTACGACGCGATTGTGATTATTAATCTTTGCGTGCCAACGGCTAGCGGAGTACCTCTACAGCTCCTGCCTAAAGAAATCAATGGTGTTCGCATCATTGGTATCGATGTGCCTGGATTTGGTGTGCCAACCCATGCAGAAGCGAAAGACGTATTGGCCAGCGCCATGCTCCGTTACGCTCGGGGCGAAGCAGAATCAGGTCCTGTATCGGCACCACGCAATGGCGTATCCGATAAGCCAACCATCACCTTACTGGGTGAAATGTTCCCGGTTGATCCTGTTGGAATTGGCATGATGCTGGACCCCATGGGCTTAGCGGTAGGGCCGGTTGTGCCAACCCGCGAATGGCGTGAACTGTATCAAGCGCTGGATTCAAAAGTGGTTGCAGCGATCCATCCGTTTTATACCGCGAGTATTCGGGAGTTTGAGGCCGCCGGCAGAACGATTGTCGGCTCAGCTCCCATCGGCTACGAGGGTACAGCAGCCTGGCTGGATTCGATTGGCGAGGCCTGCGGTATTCCACAATCTAAAGTCGGCATCTCAAAAGATAAATTCCTACCATTGATTAAGGCGGCATTGGCAGCTAAGCCAATTAAAGGCCGGATTACGATGAGCGGTTACGAGGGTTCGGAGCTTTTAGTAGCACGCTTGTTAATTGAAAGCGGCGCCGAAGTGAAATACGTTGGCACAGCCTGTCCTAAGACGATCTGGAGTAGTGCCGATCAAGACTGGCTGGAATCACGTGGCGTACATGTGCAGTACCGTGCTTCGCTCGAGCAAGATGTGGCAGCGATGCATGAGTTCAAGCCAGACTTGGTAATTGGCACCACACCGATTGTGCAGAAAGCAAAAGAAGCAGCAATACCATCGCTGTATTTCACCAACCTAATTTCAGCTCGGCCGCTCATGGGCGCTGCTGGAGCGGGTTCTCTAGCGCAAGTCATTAATTCGGCCCTTGGTAATCAAGCCCGTTTTGATGTCATGAAAGATTTCTTTGAGGGTGTTGGTACAGGCTATGCCGCTGGTGTTTGGGATGCGGTGCCAGTTGATCATCCTGATTTCCGCGCAGAGACTCGCCGCCGCAATGAAAAAGCCCAGAAGAAGCGCAAAGCAGAGGAGATGGGCTAA